One part of the Arachidicoccus terrestris genome encodes these proteins:
- a CDS encoding outer membrane protein assembly factor BamB family protein — protein sequence MMKKYGKSLLLAVFCLIAVRYGFGQQRNLQFAWLTDIHIERGSKHIDDLKASVDDINSNKDVQFTIISGDISDFGYDMDLRIAKQVLDRLKKPYYIVPGNHDTKWSESGATGFQDVFDHRNIAFDYGGISFIGFQTGPIVRRGDGYITPDDFKWVEKEVEKAKKHNHIIIPFTHYPLNNSMSNWYKLSDYFKENKVPVVLVGHGHRNRKMDFDGLPGVMARTNPGRKSKDKNSPVGYTMVKVTSDSIYFIEVNPEINKRTLWHQLSIRPANYTDVKHMPDLSINKRFTNVKTVWQHQIPAGISAAASYDKGKIMVGDRAGLMHCFDLVSGKELWKFKTGKSIFSAPAIYDDKMVFGSADGFIYCLNTQSGKVLWKFAADKWVLGNPVIEDGKVLIGGSDGKFRAIDLQTGKQLWSFDGMKGWIETKPVVYDSKVYFGCWDNNFYALDVKTGALIWKWALNEIRSVSAFYAPAACWPVASNGKVFIAGPDQILTALDAATGKVLWRTKEQPRINEALGISADGSKVYVKAQKGNMLFAYSTKTTEPSIVWQTPVENGADDNQSAILEMDGHAYFTFRSGVAVSAESATGTINWEFKLGDVMLNPATPVDNGRVILSDVDGNLVLLYCSTMH from the coding sequence ATGATGAAAAAATACGGAAAATCATTATTACTTGCTGTATTTTGCCTGATTGCTGTGAGGTACGGCTTTGGACAACAAAGAAATCTTCAGTTCGCCTGGTTAACCGATATTCATATCGAAAGGGGCAGCAAGCATATTGACGACCTGAAGGCTTCTGTCGATGATATCAACAGTAATAAAGACGTGCAGTTTACGATTATTTCGGGGGATATAAGTGACTTCGGCTATGATATGGATCTTAGGATCGCTAAACAGGTTCTGGATAGACTTAAGAAGCCGTATTATATCGTCCCAGGTAATCACGATACTAAATGGTCTGAATCCGGTGCAACCGGGTTTCAGGACGTGTTTGACCATAGAAATATCGCATTTGACTATGGAGGCATTTCATTTATTGGGTTTCAGACAGGACCTATTGTAAGAAGAGGAGATGGTTATATTACACCAGATGATTTTAAATGGGTAGAAAAGGAAGTGGAGAAGGCCAAAAAACACAATCATATTATCATACCATTTACGCATTACCCATTGAATAATAGTATGAGTAACTGGTATAAGCTATCTGATTATTTTAAAGAAAATAAGGTGCCTGTTGTGTTGGTAGGGCATGGCCATCGCAATCGTAAGATGGATTTTGACGGATTGCCTGGCGTAATGGCTCGTACAAACCCTGGGCGTAAGAGTAAGGATAAGAACTCTCCCGTAGGATACACGATGGTAAAAGTAACTTCTGACAGTATTTATTTTATAGAGGTCAATCCTGAAATAAATAAACGGACTCTTTGGCATCAGCTTTCCATTAGGCCCGCAAATTATACAGACGTAAAGCATATGCCTGATTTATCCATTAATAAAAGATTTACAAATGTTAAGACCGTTTGGCAGCATCAGATCCCGGCAGGTATTTCGGCAGCAGCCTCTTATGACAAAGGTAAGATTATGGTAGGTGACCGGGCTGGCCTTATGCATTGCTTTGACCTTGTTTCCGGAAAGGAGTTATGGAAATTTAAAACCGGCAAAAGTATTTTTTCTGCACCTGCGATTTACGATGATAAAATGGTGTTTGGCTCTGCTGATGGTTTTATTTATTGTCTGAATACACAAAGCGGCAAAGTTCTGTGGAAATTTGCAGCGGATAAATGGGTTTTAGGGAACCCGGTCATTGAGGATGGTAAGGTACTGATTGGGGGCAGTGACGGCAAGTTCCGGGCTATTGACCTGCAGACGGGGAAACAGTTATGGTCTTTTGATGGAATGAAGGGCTGGATTGAGACGAAGCCAGTTGTATATGACAGCAAGGTGTATTTTGGTTGTTGGGACAATAATTTTTATGCATTGGATGTAAAAACTGGTGCATTAATCTGGAAATGGGCCCTAAATGAAATTCGTTCCGTTTCTGCTTTTTATGCACCGGCTGCTTGTTGGCCTGTAGCGTCCAATGGGAAAGTATTTATTGCTGGTCCTGACCAGATATTAACCGCCCTGGATGCCGCTACTGGGAAAGTATTGTGGCGGACGAAGGAGCAACCCAGAATAAATGAAGCTTTGGGTATTTCGGCTGATGGCAGTAAAGTCTATGTGAAAGCGCAAAAAGGCAATATGCTGTTTGCTTATAGTACAAAAACTACAGAACCTTCTATCGTTTGGCAAACTCCCGTCGAGAATGGGGCGGATGACAATCAATCTGCGATTCTGGAAATGGACGGGCACGCTTACTTTACTTTCCGCAGTGGTGTGGCTGTTTCCGCTGAAAGTGCTACCGGCACTATTAATTGGGAATTTAAATTAGGGGACGTTATGTTGAACCCTGCCACTCCGGTTGATAATGGTAGAGTGATCCTGTCGGATGTTGATGGTAACCTGGTGCTTTTGTACTGCTCAACTATGCATTAG
- a CDS encoding RNA-guided endonuclease TnpB family protein has translation MKSTHLKAYKFRIYPEGEEINFLARQFGCCRFVYNYALELRQKTYEETGKSLSYYDTAKMLPVLKSRQETGWLGEVIAQPLQMAMQNVDDSYKRFFKGQNRYPRFRCRSDRQCFKLPQGFRVEGDHLWLPKLKTGIRIKISRQIKGKILYLHLSRTTTGNYYVSFTCEVPREILAGTGKDTGVDVGIRDAAILSDGTRYENIKPLKTLEKKLKHRQKQLSKKQKGSQSRKRQRCKVAWLHERIKNLREDHLHKITTDIVKNHDTVAIEDLAVKNMLKNHCLAKSLSDASLGKLLPQLAYKCDWYGRKFVKVDRFFPSSKTCHACGEKKEDLTLADRAWTCSCCHTTHDRDVNAARNILREGLKILSGCGAQSDTKQKQAEAFPPGESVKPEAKAMQKEKPNA, from the coding sequence GTGAAAAGCACGCACCTGAAAGCCTATAAATTTCGGATCTACCCCGAAGGGGAGGAGATTAATTTTCTGGCCCGGCAATTTGGCTGTTGTCGGTTCGTGTACAATTATGCCCTTGAACTGCGGCAAAAGACCTATGAAGAGACCGGCAAATCACTGTCTTACTATGATACCGCCAAAATGCTGCCTGTCCTTAAAAGCCGGCAAGAAACCGGGTGGCTGGGCGAGGTGATCGCCCAGCCACTGCAGATGGCCATGCAAAATGTAGATGATAGCTATAAGCGTTTCTTTAAGGGACAGAACAGGTACCCCAGATTCAGGTGCAGGAGCGATCGTCAGTGCTTTAAGCTGCCACAGGGCTTCAGGGTGGAGGGTGATCACCTCTGGCTCCCTAAACTGAAAACAGGGATCAGGATAAAAATAAGCAGGCAGATCAAAGGGAAAATATTATACCTGCATCTGTCCAGGACCACTACAGGCAACTATTACGTTTCCTTTACCTGTGAGGTCCCCAGGGAGATACTGGCCGGTACGGGTAAGGATACCGGTGTCGATGTAGGGATCAGGGATGCCGCCATCCTGTCGGACGGCACCAGGTATGAAAACATCAAACCGCTGAAGACACTGGAGAAGAAACTAAAACACAGACAAAAGCAACTCTCCAAAAAGCAGAAAGGCAGCCAATCCAGGAAACGGCAACGCTGTAAAGTAGCCTGGCTGCATGAAAGGATAAAGAACCTCAGGGAGGACCACCTGCATAAGATCACTACCGACATTGTCAAGAATCACGACACCGTCGCAATAGAGGACCTTGCGGTGAAAAACATGTTGAAAAACCACTGTCTGGCAAAGTCCCTGTCAGACGCTTCACTGGGAAAGCTATTGCCCCAGCTAGCGTACAAATGCGACTGGTATGGCCGGAAGTTCGTGAAAGTTGACCGGTTCTTTCCCTCTTCCAAAACCTGTCATGCTTGCGGGGAAAAGAAAGAAGACCTGACTCTGGCAGACAGGGCCTGGACCTGCAGCTGCTGTCATACCACGCATGACAGAGATGTCAATGCCGCCCGGAACATACTCAGGGAAGGTCTTAAAATATTGTCTGGCTGTGGTGCGCAGTCGGACACTAAACAAAAACAGGCGGAGGCGTTCCCACCAGGGGAGTCTGTGAAGCCTGAAGCGAAGGCTATGCAAAAGGAAAAACCTAATGCATAG
- a CDS encoding winged helix-turn-helix domain-containing protein, giving the protein MDSVETNTITDRLNDRLNVAIKSLIKVINENPGLDTNKISSMVQISIRTTGRYIKQLKDNNIIEFIGSQKTEGYYLTSEAKSFM; this is encoded by the coding sequence ATGGATAGTGTCGAGACTAACACAATAACAGACAGATTAAATGACAGATTAAATGTGGCCATAAAAAGCCTTATAAAAGTAATCAATGAGAATCCTGGACTAGATACTAATAAAATATCATCAATGGTTCAGATAAGCATTAGAACCACTGGACGATACATAAAACAATTAAAAGATAATAACATAATTGAATTTATTGGCTCCCAAAAAACAGAAGGTTATTATTTAACCAGTGAGGCCAAATCATTCATGTAA
- a CDS encoding alpha/beta fold hydrolase, whose amino-acid sequence MMVNKKDEKIFVLIPGGWHGGWAFDSIQERLEKMGHKLFPLTLPGLEDSAPDQNKIINLDTHIQFVVDMLIDQGLNNVILCGHSYGGLVITGVADRLSERINALVYIDAYIPENGDSCWKLTSDIYRDLFIAGCSDDGFTVAVPAGTDSRRVPHPMATFLQSLRLNGNYKQIGNRVFIYACGWEATPFKKQFEALKHNPEWHIETINCGHNIMREAPDRLISILHEVSIK is encoded by the coding sequence ATGATGGTGAATAAAAAAGACGAAAAAATATTTGTATTGATTCCTGGCGGCTGGCACGGAGGCTGGGCATTTGACTCTATTCAGGAAAGGCTTGAAAAAATGGGGCATAAACTATTCCCCCTTACATTGCCAGGCCTTGAAGACTCTGCTCCAGATCAAAATAAAATAATAAATCTGGATACACATATCCAGTTTGTAGTGGACATGTTGATAGATCAAGGCCTCAATAATGTAATCTTATGTGGGCACAGTTACGGCGGCTTAGTCATTACAGGAGTTGCAGACAGACTTTCTGAGAGAATCAATGCCCTTGTTTATATAGATGCTTATATCCCTGAAAATGGCGATTCGTGCTGGAAGCTCACAAGCGACATTTATAGGGACCTTTTTATAGCAGGATGTAGCGACGATGGGTTTACAGTGGCGGTTCCTGCTGGAACAGATAGTCGAAGAGTGCCACACCCAATGGCCACATTCTTGCAAAGCCTGCGTCTAAACGGCAATTATAAACAAATTGGCAACCGGGTCTTCATATACGCATGTGGTTGGGAAGCGACACCCTTTAAAAAGCAATTCGAAGCGCTGAAACATAATCCGGAATGGCACATTGAAACGATAAATTGCGGGCATAATATAATGAGGGAAGCCCCAGACAGATTAATCTCTATCCTACATGAAGTCTCCATAAAATAA
- a CDS encoding Crp/Fnr family transcriptional regulator, which yields MDNPWSDFLQNILIPFGGLTAEDVMISLPLWKSRTIAKGDFYNKQNIVCQDLGIVVRGIFRIYYYDPATDEEKNLFFFSENQFIVSFRSFLAQYPCVYYIEALEDAEVLFISYQELQLLYQKHKSWERFGRMLAEYFFHSSQARAEELLFFSHEKRYQDLLNQHPNIIQRVASFHIASYLGIKNQSLSRIKKRIQDNIQSKNP from the coding sequence ATGGACAATCCCTGGTCAGATTTTTTGCAAAATATTCTTATACCCTTTGGCGGGCTAACAGCGGAGGATGTTATGATTAGCCTCCCTCTGTGGAAAAGTAGAACAATAGCCAAGGGGGATTTCTATAACAAACAAAATATTGTTTGTCAGGATTTAGGCATAGTTGTAAGGGGAATATTTAGAATCTATTATTATGATCCTGCTACGGATGAAGAAAAGAACCTGTTCTTCTTTTCAGAAAACCAGTTCATTGTTTCTTTCCGGAGTTTCCTGGCACAGTATCCGTGTGTATATTATATAGAAGCTCTTGAGGACGCCGAAGTATTGTTTATATCTTACCAGGAGTTACAGCTTTTGTATCAAAAGCATAAATCCTGGGAGCGTTTTGGCCGCATGCTGGCAGAATATTTCTTCCATAGTTCTCAGGCAAGGGCAGAAGAGCTTTTATTTTTCAGCCACGAAAAGCGTTATCAGGATCTGTTAAATCAGCACCCAAATATCATTCAGCGTGTGGCTTCATTCCATATTGCATCATATCTTGGTATTAAAAATCAATCCCTAAGTAGAATAAAAAAAAGAATACAGGATAATATTCAGTCTAAAAATCCATGA
- a CDS encoding cytochrome b/b6 domain-containing protein produces MSSPKTYSRALRIVHWLIAGVFLFIMLTIFLRQNWMNKDHMGMILRSELLKRNIELSGKEASLIGKSIRAPMWQWHTVAGYILLGLYLIRMIVLKVEGATFENPFKAGITGKDRLKSTIYLLFYGCFATSLLTGILIVWGKQWHDLHRIAVKIHILSMYYAVAFVVLHLVGLVFAELGKNKGIISRMIHGGS; encoded by the coding sequence ATGTCTTCTCCTAAAACCTATAGCCGGGCACTCAGGATTGTTCACTGGCTAATTGCTGGTGTCTTTCTTTTCATTATGCTCACTATCTTTTTAAGACAGAACTGGATGAACAAGGATCATATGGGTATGATACTCAGGTCAGAACTTCTTAAACGAAACATCGAGCTGTCTGGTAAAGAGGCCTCCTTAATAGGAAAATCTATCCGGGCTCCAATGTGGCAGTGGCATACAGTTGCAGGGTATATATTGCTGGGGCTATATCTTATACGGATGATCGTCCTAAAAGTTGAGGGTGCAACTTTTGAAAACCCTTTTAAAGCTGGGATCACGGGAAAGGATCGACTGAAGTCCACTATCTACCTACTTTTCTATGGCTGTTTTGCAACTTCATTATTGACCGGTATCCTTATTGTGTGGGGCAAACAATGGCATGATCTGCATAGGATAGCTGTCAAAATACATATACTGTCCATGTATTATGCTGTTGCTTTCGTTGTCCTGCATCTTGTAGGGCTTGTCTTTGCAGAGTTGGGGAAGAACAAAGGGATTATTTCACGGATGATCCATGGTGGTTCTTGA
- a CDS encoding TonB-dependent receptor yields the protein MRLNKMLYRAAYLVLLCILALPFAPLHAQHSDNAKVHGIILTQEGDPAIGVTVSIPQLRKNTITNASGEFYFHDLPAGSHVLSLSLSGYHFKKKAFELVGGKTTEFRDTLLYSANNLEAVMVSSGGNRFARKESDDVAKMPLKNMENAQVYTVVSKELMNEQLITDYNSAFKNVPGAGIAQVRNQGRTTSISRGFATPQLVRNGVGSFTFATIDPANLERIEVIKGPSATLFGSTISSFGGLFNRVTKKPFESFKGEVSYSAANWDLNRLTFDINTPLNSEKTALLRVNTALHSERSFQDAGFSKNYLFAPSFSYKVNDRLTLLLDAELSSYKATSPIRLSPIKTGKAKSVEELGIPYNLSFSNNTVNYTSQQYNIFAQAKYKISDDWTSQTVVSRTRSSSDGYVTALSIRSDSTLRQSVTYQQYPYYGTDIQQNFIGDFKIGSLRNRLVVGFDFYSLRATRNDATVNMPELNFKKPGAAYRDFNIEKVAPLFEEAQFTNFVSVNERTYSAYISDVLNITDKLLAMASIRADRYINKGVYYPDLDSSAGAYKQTAYSPKFGLVYQVVRDKVSLFSNYMNGFNNVSGADFDGHTFKPNEANQWEAGVKVDYPFLNATLSYYNINVSNMLRDDPEHPDFSIQDGTQVSKGFELELISNPLPGLNIIGGFTYNESKYTKSDSSILGLRPVTSGSPRTANLWLSYRMVDGALKGLGLGFGGIYGSESFQSNTDKFKFIIPAYTVLDAALFYDQPHFRIGLKADNLTSERYWSVRMAPQNPLRITGSITYKF from the coding sequence ATGAGATTAAATAAGATGCTCTATAGAGCAGCATATCTGGTACTTTTATGCATTTTGGCACTCCCGTTCGCTCCCCTTCATGCCCAGCATTCCGATAATGCAAAAGTGCATGGCATTATTCTTACCCAAGAAGGAGATCCGGCGATTGGTGTGACAGTTAGTATCCCGCAGCTACGTAAAAATACGATTACAAATGCCAGCGGTGAATTTTACTTTCATGATTTACCGGCTGGTTCTCACGTTCTATCACTTTCTTTGAGCGGTTACCATTTTAAGAAGAAAGCGTTCGAATTAGTGGGAGGCAAAACAACTGAGTTCCGCGATACGTTACTCTATTCCGCTAACAACCTGGAGGCAGTGATGGTTTCTAGCGGGGGGAACCGCTTTGCCAGAAAAGAAAGTGATGATGTGGCAAAAATGCCTCTGAAAAATATGGAGAATGCGCAAGTCTATACAGTTGTCAGCAAAGAACTGATGAACGAGCAGCTCATTACAGATTATAATAGCGCTTTTAAGAATGTTCCCGGAGCCGGAATTGCACAAGTGCGCAATCAAGGCCGCACTACTTCTATTTCAAGGGGGTTTGCGACGCCTCAATTGGTCCGCAACGGAGTGGGAAGCTTTACCTTCGCGACCATCGACCCTGCTAACCTGGAACGTATAGAAGTGATAAAGGGGCCATCGGCTACTCTTTTTGGTAGCACCATTTCATCTTTCGGCGGCTTATTCAATAGAGTTACCAAAAAACCATTTGAAAGTTTTAAGGGGGAAGTGAGTTATTCCGCGGCCAACTGGGATTTAAATCGCCTTACCTTCGACATCAATACGCCTCTTAACTCTGAGAAAACAGCTCTTTTAAGAGTGAACACGGCTTTACACAGTGAAAGAAGCTTTCAGGATGCAGGCTTTAGTAAGAACTACCTGTTCGCACCGAGCTTTTCTTATAAAGTGAATGACAGACTTACGTTGCTATTGGATGCAGAACTTAGTAGCTATAAGGCAACTTCTCCCATCAGGTTATCTCCGATCAAAACGGGAAAAGCCAAAAGCGTAGAAGAGCTGGGCATACCGTATAATCTGTCGTTTTCAAATAATACGGTTAACTATACCAGCCAGCAATATAATATTTTTGCGCAGGCAAAATATAAGATATCGGATGACTGGACTTCACAGACGGTGGTATCCAGGACGCGCTCATCGTCAGACGGATATGTTACCGCATTGTCAATCAGATCTGATTCTACACTTCGCCAGTCGGTCACTTATCAGCAGTATCCTTATTACGGAACTGATATTCAACAGAATTTTATAGGAGATTTTAAAATAGGGAGCCTTCGTAATCGATTGGTTGTGGGGTTTGATTTTTACAGTTTACGGGCTACCAGAAATGATGCAACAGTAAATATGCCTGAATTGAATTTTAAAAAGCCCGGGGCCGCGTACAGGGATTTTAATATAGAAAAAGTGGCACCCCTATTTGAAGAAGCACAATTTACCAATTTTGTATCTGTGAACGAAAGAACCTATAGCGCCTATATTTCTGATGTATTGAATATTACCGATAAGCTATTAGCAATGGCCAGTATACGGGCCGACAGGTACATTAACAAAGGGGTTTATTATCCGGATCTTGATTCCAGTGCCGGAGCCTATAAACAGACAGCCTATTCACCTAAGTTCGGATTAGTCTATCAGGTGGTCAGAGATAAGGTTTCCTTATTTTCTAATTATATGAATGGCTTTAATAATGTCAGTGGGGCAGATTTTGATGGCCATACATTTAAACCTAATGAAGCGAACCAATGGGAAGCAGGTGTTAAGGTGGATTACCCGTTTTTGAATGCGACACTCAGCTATTATAATATTAATGTATCCAATATGCTGCGCGATGATCCTGAGCATCCTGATTTTAGTATCCAGGACGGGACGCAGGTAAGTAAAGGATTTGAGCTAGAATTGATTTCTAACCCTTTACCAGGACTTAATATAATCGGCGGTTTTACCTATAATGAAAGTAAATATACGAAGAGCGATTCCTCAATATTGGGCTTAAGACCTGTAACTTCGGGGTCGCCAAGGACGGCGAATCTATGGTTAAGCTATCGTATGGTTGATGGAGCATTAAAAGGCCTTGGTTTGGGTTTTGGCGGGATATATGGAAGCGAATCTTTTCAAAGCAATACCGACAAGTTTAAATTTATTATTCCGGCTTACACGGTATTGGATGCGGCGCTGTTTTATGATCAGCCTCATTTTAGAATCGGGTTGAAGGCAGATAACCTGACCAGTGAAAGATACTGGTCCGTTCGGATGGCGCCTCAAAATCCTTTACGGATTACGGGCTCCATTACATATAAGTTTTGA
- a CDS encoding HD domain-containing protein, giving the protein MSSADLLKQLAFIQEIDKLKYIQRRTKLFNSDRRENDAEHSWHLAMMTIILARQSDRPVDVLKVLKMVLIHDIVEIDAGDTFIFDTAKNHTNTTEERIAAKRIFGLLPKEQAQEFMTIWEEFEAGETDEAKFARSMDRLEPLLQNVSNNGGTWAEYNIDYQQVMEKQNVHEAISSSIATYAENIINESVDNGILRKENPGK; this is encoded by the coding sequence ATGAGTTCCGCCGATTTATTAAAGCAACTTGCTTTTATTCAAGAAATTGACAAACTAAAATATATCCAGCGCAGAACAAAACTATTTAACAGTGACAGACGAGAAAATGATGCGGAACATAGCTGGCATCTGGCCATGATGACCATTATTCTGGCTCGTCAATCTGACAGGCCAGTTGATGTACTGAAAGTATTAAAGATGGTATTGATTCACGATATAGTAGAAATTGATGCCGGGGACACTTTCATTTTTGACACCGCTAAAAATCATACAAATACAACCGAAGAGCGGATTGCAGCCAAACGAATCTTTGGCTTACTGCCAAAAGAACAAGCACAGGAATTCATGACCATTTGGGAAGAATTTGAAGCTGGGGAAACCGATGAGGCTAAATTTGCCAGATCAATGGACAGGCTCGAACCATTATTACAAAATGTGTCCAATAACGGAGGCACATGGGCTGAATATAACATTGATTATCAACAAGTCATGGAAAAGCAAAATGTTCATGAGGCTATATCTTCCTCCATCGCGACTTATGCAGAGAATATTATAAATGAAAGTGTTGACAACGGAATACTGAGAAAAGAAAACCCAGGCAAATAG
- a CDS encoding AraC family transcriptional regulator: MRAQLLKVSKGPDLSFSVRRDRVPYVNNRWHFHAEVELIHFRSGEGSQFIGDSVKRFKAGDVVLVGSNLPHYWRFDDVYFDENAAVSADVTVSHFEENFWGDRFLELPENSRLKVLLTNAKRGIVLRGVTRHKVAGLLDQLIGANGSQRILLLIEALSVIAACTDIEILSSIGFHPESIEVDSERINAVYNYTLKNFNRKIELKEIAEIANISQNSFCRYFKSRTGKTYSQYIIELRVGRACKLLIENRLCLKQLCYESGFNNFTSFHKYFKMITGKSPLNYQRQFISG, from the coding sequence ATGAGAGCTCAATTGTTAAAAGTGTCCAAAGGCCCAGATTTGTCCTTTAGTGTGCGCCGGGATCGCGTTCCCTATGTAAATAACAGATGGCATTTTCATGCCGAAGTGGAACTGATTCATTTCAGAAGCGGAGAAGGTTCTCAGTTTATTGGCGATAGTGTCAAAAGATTTAAAGCTGGAGATGTGGTATTAGTCGGATCAAATTTGCCTCATTACTGGCGGTTTGACGATGTATATTTTGATGAAAATGCGGCCGTATCTGCAGATGTTACTGTTTCCCATTTTGAAGAAAATTTTTGGGGGGACCGGTTTTTAGAACTGCCGGAGAATTCGAGGCTAAAAGTGTTGCTTACAAATGCAAAAAGAGGGATTGTTCTGAGGGGAGTCACCAGACATAAAGTAGCTGGCCTTTTGGATCAATTGATCGGTGCCAACGGCTCTCAAAGAATCCTTTTGTTAATAGAAGCTTTGTCGGTAATTGCGGCGTGTACCGATATTGAGATACTGTCATCCATAGGGTTTCATCCCGAATCAATTGAAGTGGATTCTGAAAGAATCAATGCAGTTTATAATTACACTTTGAAAAATTTCAATCGCAAAATAGAACTTAAGGAAATTGCTGAAATCGCTAATATCAGCCAGAACTCTTTTTGCAGATATTTTAAGTCCAGAACGGGGAAGACTTATTCTCAGTATATTATTGAGCTGCGTGTGGGACGCGCCTGTAAGCTTTTAATTGAGAATCGCCTTTGCCTGAAACAGCTTTGCTATGAGAGCGGATTTAATAATTTTACTAGTTTCCATAAGTATTTTAAAATGATTACTGGAAAAAGCCCATTGAATTATCAGCGCCAGTTTATTTCCGGTTAA
- a CDS encoding glycoside hydrolase family 88/105 protein, with translation MKSIRILFVVAALIGYANLPAQTAKISSFNNWPGGCSPKDIGERIAAKFIATPHTNFNRTTPPKVITYPESCTWYGALTFAKVTGNKKMVRQLADRFEPLLGNRDTLVPIPDHVDYAVFGSVPLELYIQTKDPRYLKLGKTFADRQWGPPEGKRVTAASHRFYDKGLSWQTRLWIDDMFMITAVQSQAYRATGNRMYIDKAAKEMVFYLDSLQQPNGLFYHAPDVPYFWGRGDGWMAAGMSELLRSLPKDNPNRPRILAGYRKMMATLLKYQAKDGMWRQLIDDPTSWKETSCTGMFTFAFITGVKEGWLDEKIYGPAARKAWLSLIKYINSDDNITNVCEGTNKKNDHQYYLDRKRNIGDLHGQAPLLWCATALIAPSGYL, from the coding sequence ATGAAATCGATTCGTATTCTTTTTGTCGTGGCCGCTTTAATTGGCTATGCCAATTTGCCAGCGCAAACAGCTAAAATTAGTTCATTTAACAACTGGCCGGGTGGCTGCTCCCCTAAAGACATAGGAGAGAGAATTGCGGCGAAGTTTATCGCTACGCCACACACCAACTTTAATAGGACAACACCCCCTAAAGTGATTACCTATCCCGAGTCCTGTACCTGGTACGGCGCGCTGACTTTCGCGAAGGTGACTGGCAATAAAAAAATGGTTCGGCAACTGGCGGATCGTTTTGAGCCCTTGCTGGGAAATCGCGACACACTGGTACCGATACCAGATCACGTGGATTATGCTGTATTCGGATCGGTGCCGTTGGAGCTTTATATACAGACAAAGGATCCGCGTTATTTAAAACTGGGAAAGACATTTGCTGACAGACAGTGGGGACCGCCTGAAGGAAAGCGGGTGACGGCAGCATCACACCGGTTCTACGACAAGGGCCTGAGCTGGCAAACCCGGTTATGGATTGACGATATGTTTATGATTACCGCTGTTCAGTCACAGGCATACAGAGCGACTGGCAACCGGATGTATATTGACAAGGCTGCCAAAGAAATGGTGTTCTATCTGGACTCATTACAGCAGCCCAACGGGTTGTTTTATCACGCACCTGATGTGCCTTACTTCTGGGGAAGAGGAGATGGGTGGATGGCCGCCGGCATGAGTGAGTTATTGCGCTCTTTGCCTAAAGACAATCCAAACCGGCCACGTATATTGGCTGGTTATCGGAAAATGATGGCGACGCTGCTGAAATACCAGGCGAAAGACGGGATGTGGAGACAATTGATCGACGACCCGACTTCCTGGAAAGAAACATCTTGTACCGGTATGTTTACCTTTGCTTTTATTACAGGTGTTAAAGAAGGCTGGTTAGATGAAAAGATATATGGCCCTGCTGCGCGGAAAGCATGGCTCTCCCTCATTAAATATATCAATTCAGACGATAATATTACTAATGTGTGCGAAGGAACGAACAAGAAAAATGATCATCAATATTATCTTGACCGCAAACGTAATATCGGAGACCTGCACGGTCAGGCCCCCTTGTTATGGTGTGCAACTGCTTTAATTGCCCCCAGCGGCTATCTTTAG